A region from the Polaribacter sp. Hel1_33_78 genome encodes:
- a CDS encoding DUF4105 domain-containing protein: MKKNYLLLFFFFLLTKSLVAQINLSVYSEVSIITAGPGIELYEAFGHSAIRIKDPVLRLDLIYNYGMFDFNAPNFELNFTKGNLIYSMGRYNFRDFLAGYKRDKRWVKQQVLNLTQEERQSFFIYLENNALPENKNYNYDPYFDNCATKLRDITTVILGDKVVLSNKNINERRSFRQLMDREIPWNTWGSFGINLALGSKLDQKANFTQYMYLPDYVYSIFKNSAIFIENQPKKLIKREDVLLEFKELKQEISLFNPFLIFSVISFIGIFVTFSDFKNKKRSKWMDFIVLFITGLIGCVICFLWFFTDHSTAPNNFNFLWAFAPNLIIAFLMLKVHQKKWLKSYFRFSFFLLFIIPILWVLGVQLFPIAIIPFLILLLFRYAYLSKTLN, translated from the coding sequence ATGAAAAAAAACTACTTACTACTATTCTTTTTCTTTCTACTTACAAAATCACTTGTTGCACAAATAAACCTTTCTGTTTATTCTGAAGTTAGTATTATTACCGCCGGTCCAGGAATAGAATTGTATGAAGCTTTTGGTCATTCTGCAATAAGAATTAAAGATCCTGTTTTAAGATTAGATTTAATTTATAATTATGGGATGTTTGATTTTAACGCTCCTAATTTTGAATTAAATTTCACTAAAGGAAATTTGATTTATAGCATGGGGCGCTATAACTTTAGAGACTTTTTAGCAGGTTACAAAAGAGACAAACGTTGGGTAAAACAACAAGTTTTAAATTTAACCCAAGAAGAACGACAATCTTTTTTTATCTATTTAGAAAATAATGCTTTACCAGAAAATAAAAATTATAATTATGATCCGTACTTTGATAATTGTGCCACAAAATTAAGAGACATTACCACTGTTATTTTAGGTGACAAAGTTGTTTTAAGTAATAAAAATATAAATGAAAGACGTTCTTTTAGACAACTAATGGATAGAGAAATTCCTTGGAACACTTGGGGAAGTTTTGGAATAAATTTAGCTTTAGGAAGTAAATTAGATCAAAAGGCAAATTTCACACAATACATGTACCTGCCTGATTATGTATATTCTATATTTAAAAACAGTGCTATATTTATTGAAAATCAGCCTAAAAAATTGATTAAAAGGGAAGATGTTTTATTAGAGTTCAAGGAATTAAAGCAAGAAATTTCATTATTTAATCCATTTCTAATATTTAGTGTCATTTCTTTCATTGGCATCTTCGTTACTTTTTCTGATTTTAAGAACAAAAAAAGATCAAAATGGATGGATTTCATAGTACTATTCATTACTGGACTCATAGGATGTGTGATTTGTTTTCTTTGGTTTTTTACCGACCATTCTACAGCACCTAATAACTTCAATTTTTTATGGGCATTTGCTCCTAATTTAATAATCGCATTTTTAATGCTCAAGGTTCATCAAAAAAAATGGTTGAAATCTTATTTTAGATTTTCATTTTTTCTGCTGTTTATCATTCCAATACTTTGGGTTTTAGGAGTTCAATTATTTCCAATTGCTATCATTCCATTCTTAATTTTACTTTTGTTTAGATATGCCTATTTATCAAAAACATTGAATTAG
- the ftcD gene encoding glutamate formimidoyltransferase — translation MHRQLIECVPNISEGRDINKIHTIANIVKTVEGVKLLDIDPGKATNRTVITFVGEPEKVIEAAFRLIRKASKLIDMSKQTGEHPRFGATDVCPLVPIANISMEETAKYAHQLGKRVGEELGISGYFYENAATSNERKNLATVRSGEYEGLKEKLSKANWKPDFGPTQYNEQIVSSGVTAISARDFLIAYNVNLNSTSTRRANAIAFDIRENGRAKLVEGKKVLDKDGNPERIPGKLKAVKGIGWFIEEYGIAQISYNLTNITITSMHEAFYETDVAATKRGLRVTGSELVGLVPLQAMLDAADFYLKKQERSLGISDNEKIKIAIKSLGLDDLKPFNPQERIIEYVMNADAEKKLIDFSVKDFAEETASESMAPGGGSIAAYVGTLGVSLGAMVANLSAHKPGWDSKWEYFSNWAEKGQQYKNDLLFLVDEDTNAFNKIIDGFRMPKTNNEEIEIRKQAIEDATKYATEIPFKVMETACNSIEVMLEMMKNGLQNSLSDGGVGVLCAKTAVTGAYFNVRINAKDIKDRKFAETILAKAEDIYQQTIGLENEMMQIINSKI, via the coding sequence ATGCATAGACAACTTATAGAATGCGTACCTAATATTAGTGAAGGTAGAGACATCAATAAAATACATACGATTGCTAATATCGTAAAAACTGTAGAAGGTGTAAAACTGCTTGATATAGATCCTGGAAAAGCGACTAACAGAACTGTAATCACCTTTGTTGGCGAACCAGAAAAGGTAATTGAAGCTGCTTTTAGGTTGATAAGAAAAGCATCAAAATTGATTGACATGAGCAAACAAACCGGAGAACATCCACGTTTTGGAGCTACCGATGTTTGTCCTTTAGTTCCAATTGCAAATATTTCTATGGAAGAAACTGCAAAGTATGCGCATCAATTAGGAAAAAGAGTTGGTGAAGAATTAGGCATTTCTGGTTATTTTTATGAAAATGCAGCAACTTCTAATGAGCGTAAAAACCTAGCTACAGTTCGTTCTGGAGAATATGAAGGTTTAAAAGAAAAGTTATCTAAAGCGAATTGGAAACCAGATTTTGGCCCAACTCAATACAATGAACAAATTGTTTCATCTGGAGTAACGGCCATTTCTGCCCGTGATTTCTTGATTGCTTACAATGTAAATTTAAATTCAACATCCACAAGACGTGCAAATGCCATTGCTTTTGACATCCGTGAAAATGGAAGAGCTAAATTAGTTGAAGGAAAAAAAGTATTAGACAAAGACGGTAACCCTGAGAGAATTCCCGGTAAATTAAAAGCTGTAAAAGGTATTGGTTGGTTTATTGAGGAATATGGAATTGCGCAAATTTCGTATAACCTAACCAATATTACAATCACTTCTATGCATGAAGCTTTTTATGAGACTGATGTCGCGGCAACAAAACGTGGTTTGCGGGTAACAGGTTCAGAATTGGTAGGTTTAGTTCCTTTGCAAGCAATGTTAGATGCTGCAGATTTTTATCTTAAAAAACAAGAACGCTCTTTGGGTATAAGTGACAATGAGAAAATAAAAATTGCTATTAAGTCTCTAGGCTTAGATGATTTAAAGCCTTTTAACCCACAAGAAAGAATCATTGAATATGTGATGAATGCTGATGCGGAAAAAAAGTTAATTGACTTTAGCGTTAAAGATTTTGCTGAAGAAACTGCATCCGAATCTATGGCTCCTGGAGGCGGCAGTATTGCTGCTTACGTAGGTACTCTAGGTGTTTCTTTAGGGGCTATGGTTGCAAATTTATCTGCACACAAACCTGGTTGGGATTCTAAATGGGAGTATTTCTCTAATTGGGCAGAAAAAGGGCAACAATACAAAAATGATTTGTTATTCTTAGTTGATGAAGACACCAATGCTTTTAATAAAATTATTGATGGCTTTAGAATGCCAAAAACCAATAATGAAGAAATTGAAATCAGAAAACAAGCAATTGAAGATGCAACAAAATATGCCACTGAAATTCCTTTTAAAGTTATGGAAACTGCCTGTAATTCTATAGAAGTGATGTTGGAAATGATGAAAAATGGATTGCAGAATTCACTTTCAGATGGTGGTGTTGGCGTTTTGTGTGCTAAAACAGCTGTTACCGGGGCCTATTTTAACGTTCGTATAAATGCAAAAGATATTAAAGACAGAAAATTTGCGGAAACTATTTTAGCAAAAGCAGAAGATATCTATCAACAAACGATTGGTTTAGAAAACGAAATGATGCAAATTATAAACTCAAAAATTTAA
- a CDS encoding GNAT family N-acetyltransferase encodes MKIENLEIIAYQPQLAIHFYKLNVEWLEKYFYVEPYDQKVLSNPKKYVIDPGGFIFFAKYNSEIIGVVALINQKTFFELSKMAVSPKYQGLKIGQKLMTFCIEFAQNQEWKSITLYSHRKLVPAINLYRKIGFKEVTLEENSHYERSSIKMLLKL; translated from the coding sequence ATGAAAATAGAAAATCTAGAGATTATAGCGTACCAACCTCAATTGGCAATTCATTTTTATAAGTTAAATGTGGAGTGGCTGGAAAAATATTTTTATGTAGAGCCTTATGATCAAAAGGTTTTAAGCAATCCAAAAAAATATGTAATTGATCCTGGAGGCTTTATCTTTTTTGCAAAATATAACAGTGAAATTATTGGTGTAGTGGCTTTAATCAATCAAAAAACATTTTTTGAGTTGAGTAAAATGGCGGTTTCACCAAAATACCAAGGCTTAAAAATTGGTCAAAAATTAATGACTTTCTGTATAGAATTTGCTCAAAATCAAGAATGGAAAAGCATCACTTTATATTCTCATAGAAAATTAGTTCCTGCAATAAACTTGTATAGAAAAATTGGTTTTAAAGAGGTTACTTTGGAAGAAAATTCTCATTATGAGCGTTCAAGTATTAAAATGCTTTTAAAATTATAA
- the aroQ gene encoding type II 3-dehydroquinate dehydratase yields MKIIIINGPNLNLLGKREPEIYGLQTFEDFFRALQLKFKDVELSYFQSNIEGEIIDKLHEVGFDYDGIILNAAAYTHTSVGIGDAVKGIHAPVVELHISNVHAREEFRHHSFIAPAAKGVLFGFGLKGYELAVQSFL; encoded by the coding sequence ATGAAAATTATCATCATAAACGGACCTAATTTAAATTTATTAGGAAAAAGAGAACCAGAAATTTATGGATTACAAACTTTTGAAGATTTCTTTAGAGCTCTGCAATTAAAATTTAAAGATGTTGAATTGTCTTATTTTCAATCTAATATAGAAGGAGAAATTATTGATAAATTACATGAAGTTGGTTTTGATTATGATGGGATAATTTTAAATGCAGCGGCATACACACATACTTCTGTTGGTATTGGAGATGCCGTTAAAGGCATACATGCGCCAGTTGTTGAACTGCATATTTCTAATGTACATGCTCGTGAAGAGTTTAGACATCATAGTTTTATTGCTCCTGCAGCAAAAGGTGTTCTGTTCGGATTTGGGTTAAAAGGATATGAGTTGGCCGTCCAGAGTTTCTTATAA
- the xerD gene encoding site-specific tyrosine recombinase XerD has product MKWQNAIRDYQLFLKIERGLSQNTIDSYSRDLDKLTLFLEENEINLSPISITETNIQQFIYNVAKKVNPRSQARIISGLRSFFDYLIFEDYRKTNPTDLIEAPKIGRKLPDTLSEDEINELITAVDLSHPQGERNRTILETMYSCGLRVSELITLKISDLFFEEGFIKVTGKGNKERFVPIHYRAQKYISMYITEIRSHLKTTKGFEDTLFLNRRGKGLTRQMIFTILKDLTIKINLNKKISPHTLRHSFATHLLKNGADLRAIQQMLGHESITTTEVYVHLDNSYLKEVVETFHPRKILPEL; this is encoded by the coding sequence ATGAAATGGCAAAACGCGATTAGAGATTATCAATTGTTTTTAAAAATTGAAAGAGGTTTATCTCAAAACACTATTGATAGTTATTCTAGAGACTTGGATAAATTAACCTTGTTTTTGGAAGAAAATGAAATCAATCTCTCTCCTATTTCTATTACTGAAACTAATATTCAACAATTTATTTATAATGTTGCTAAAAAAGTAAACCCAAGAAGTCAAGCAAGAATAATTTCTGGTTTACGAAGTTTTTTTGATTATTTAATTTTTGAGGATTATAGAAAAACAAATCCAACAGACTTAATAGAAGCTCCAAAAATTGGAAGAAAATTACCAGATACATTGTCTGAAGATGAAATAAATGAACTTATTACTGCAGTTGATTTAAGTCATCCTCAAGGAGAAAGAAATAGAACAATTTTAGAAACAATGTATAGTTGTGGTTTGCGTGTTAGCGAGCTCATCACCTTAAAAATTTCTGATTTATTCTTTGAAGAAGGTTTTATAAAAGTAACTGGAAAAGGCAATAAAGAACGTTTTGTACCGATTCATTATCGTGCTCAAAAATATATTTCTATGTATATTACTGAAATTAGAAGTCATCTAAAAACGACTAAAGGCTTTGAAGACACGCTCTTTTTAAACAGACGTGGTAAAGGTTTAACTCGTCAAATGATATTTACTATTTTAAAAGATTTAACTATTAAAATCAATTTAAATAAAAAAATAAGTCCGCATACTTTACGTCATTCTTTCGCAACTCATTTATTAAAAAATGGTGCAGACTTAAGAGCGATACAGCAAATGCTTGGACATGAAAGCATCACTACTACTGAAGTATATGTTCATTTAGACAATAGTTATTTAAAAGAAGTTGTAGAAACTTTTCATCCTAGAAAGATCCTTCCTGAGCTTTAG
- the rny gene encoding ribonuclease Y, translating to MDDMILPIIMGVLAGAVIGFIIFRLMEKSKGKKILDVTKKEAATILKEAKIDAESVKKDKILQAKEKFIELKSEHEKVILSREKKISDVEKRIRDRESKVASEVDKNKRLNQSLEQKEKDYNFKLDFLENKESDLDKMHKRHVDMLEQISGLSADEAKKELVSSLKEEAKSEAMAFVQTSIEESKLTAEQEARKIILGTIQRVGVEQAVENCVSVFNLESDDVKGRIIGREGRNIRALEAATGVEIIVDDTPEAIILSCFDPVRREIARLAMHKLVTDGRIHPARIEEIVKKTEKQITQEIIEVGKRTVIDLGIHGLHPELIKTVGRMKYRSSYGQNLLQHSREVSNLCGIMASEMGLNSKLAKRAGLLHDIGKVPESESELPHALLGMQWAEKYGEKEEVCNAIGAHHDEIEMKSLLSPIVQVCDAISGARPGARRQVLDSYIQRLKDLEEIAFGFTGVQKAYAIQAGRELRVMVESGKVNDTKAAELSFNISQKIQNDMTYPGQVKVTVIRETRAVNVAK from the coding sequence ATGGATGATATGATACTTCCCATTATTATGGGAGTTTTAGCAGGAGCAGTAATAGGTTTTATAATCTTTAGATTGATGGAAAAATCGAAAGGAAAAAAGATACTTGACGTTACTAAAAAAGAAGCTGCAACTATTTTAAAGGAAGCAAAAATAGACGCAGAATCAGTTAAAAAAGATAAAATATTACAAGCAAAAGAAAAATTTATTGAACTGAAATCGGAACATGAAAAAGTAATTTTATCTAGAGAAAAAAAGATTTCAGATGTAGAGAAAAGAATTCGAGATAGAGAATCTAAAGTGGCTTCAGAAGTTGATAAAAATAAACGGTTAAATCAATCTTTAGAGCAAAAAGAAAAAGATTATAATTTTAAGTTAGATTTCTTAGAGAATAAGGAAAGTGATCTTGATAAAATGCATAAACGTCATGTAGACATGCTAGAACAAATTTCTGGTTTATCTGCAGATGAGGCAAAAAAGGAGCTTGTATCTTCTTTGAAAGAAGAAGCTAAGTCAGAAGCAATGGCTTTTGTACAGACGTCTATAGAAGAGTCAAAATTAACAGCAGAACAAGAGGCAAGAAAAATTATTTTAGGCACTATACAAAGGGTAGGTGTTGAGCAAGCAGTAGAAAATTGCGTATCTGTATTTAATCTTGAATCTGATGATGTTAAAGGGCGAATTATTGGTAGAGAAGGTCGTAATATTAGAGCTTTAGAAGCTGCAACGGGTGTAGAAATTATTGTTGATGATACTCCAGAAGCAATTATTTTGTCTTGTTTTGATCCTGTTCGAAGAGAAATTGCGCGTTTAGCAATGCATAAATTGGTTACTGATGGTCGAATTCACCCGGCTAGAATTGAAGAAATTGTTAAAAAGACTGAAAAGCAAATTACTCAAGAAATTATAGAAGTGGGTAAAAGAACAGTTATAGATTTAGGTATTCATGGTTTACATCCAGAATTGATTAAAACTGTTGGACGAATGAAATACCGCTCTTCTTATGGTCAAAACTTGTTACAGCACTCGCGTGAAGTTTCAAACCTTTGTGGAATTATGGCTTCTGAAATGGGCTTAAACTCAAAATTGGCAAAAAGAGCTGGTCTTTTGCATGATATAGGTAAAGTGCCAGAATCAGAAAGTGAACTTCCTCATGCACTTTTAGGAATGCAATGGGCTGAAAAATATGGAGAAAAAGAAGAGGTTTGTAATGCAATTGGAGCCCATCATGATGAAATAGAAATGAAGAGTTTATTGTCTCCAATTGTGCAAGTTTGTGATGCGATTTCAGGGGCAAGACCAGGGGCAAGGCGTCAAGTATTGGATTCTTACATCCAACGTTTAAAAGATTTAGAAGAAATTGCTTTTGGCTTTACAGGTGTTCAAAAGGCTTATGCTATTCAGGCTGGTCGTGAATTACGTGTTATGGTAGAAAGTGGTAAAGTTAATGATACGAAAGCCGCTGAATTATCATTTAATATTTCACAAAAAATTCAAAATGATATGACGTACCCAGGTCAAGTAAAAGTAACTGTAATTAGAGAAACAAGAGCTGTAAATGTTGCTAAGTAG
- a CDS encoding cell division protein ZapA has protein sequence MEKLKINIVIAGRTYPLSVNNIKEEEGMRKAAIAINNLISMYEQNYAVSDKQDVLAMSALQFASKLEILSLDKNHTKKEEIEKISELTKLVSSHLK, from the coding sequence GTGGAAAAACTAAAGATTAATATTGTAATTGCAGGCAGAACTTATCCTTTAAGCGTTAATAACATTAAAGAAGAAGAGGGGATGCGTAAAGCTGCAATAGCAATTAATAATCTAATTTCTATGTATGAGCAAAATTACGCCGTTAGCGATAAACAAGATGTTTTAGCAATGTCTGCGCTGCAATTTGCATCTAAATTAGAAATATTATCTTTGGATAAAAACCACACAAAAAAAGAAGAAATAGAAAAAATAAGTGAACTTACTAAATTGGTAAGTTCTCATTTAAAGTAA
- a CDS encoding M23 family metallopeptidase has product MNPLDIPILLSGSFGELRSNHFHAGLDIKTLGKEGLHVFAAANGYVSRIKVQQFGYGKAIYITHPNGYTTVYGHLSKFTDAIEQYVKSIQYKKENYATGNLYFKKDKFPIKKGEIIAYSGDTGGSGGPHLHYEIRNTATEHVINPLLFGLKVEDTKAPVFQALKVYALSSDARINQQRKSYQIPIKSIGKGKYTAGRITASALIGFGVSVFDRFNKAPNKNGIYSLEMLVNGKRFYYHDVETFSFAESKFLNLHIDYEHFKKYKRRYQKTHKATSNALSTYEDLINNGKINIQKNLNYAIEIIAKDFEGNLSSLKIPVAGKESNAIFTKQKDTTAYNVITKNFNKFTQQNVTVAFPKNTFYEDVYLDFNVDKEIAKIHTPTIPLDKSFTLTFNVSKYSEAEKQSLYIANVEYPKYPRYQYTRKKDSTFFITTKILGNYTLLSDTIKPTIKLLYLQDQQWISNAKTLKVKIADIDSGIKNYRATIDGEWILMQYNHKKRILTYNFSDKKLVGSKHIFKIVVSDNVGNTNELSATFFKKQIN; this is encoded by the coding sequence ATGAACCCTTTAGATATACCAATTCTTTTATCTGGTTCATTTGGTGAATTACGCAGCAATCATTTTCATGCAGGTTTAGATATTAAAACGCTAGGAAAGGAAGGCTTACATGTTTTTGCTGCGGCAAATGGTTATGTTTCCCGAATAAAAGTGCAGCAGTTTGGCTATGGAAAAGCGATTTACATTACACATCCAAATGGATATACAACTGTCTATGGTCATCTAAGCAAATTTACTGATGCAATTGAACAATATGTAAAATCAATTCAATATAAGAAAGAAAATTATGCTACTGGAAACTTATATTTTAAAAAAGATAAATTCCCTATAAAAAAAGGAGAAATAATTGCTTATTCTGGTGATACTGGTGGCTCTGGAGGACCACATTTACATTATGAGATTAGAAATACTGCTACAGAACATGTTATAAACCCGCTCTTATTTGGCTTGAAAGTTGAAGACACAAAAGCTCCTGTTTTTCAAGCCCTCAAAGTGTATGCTTTAAGTTCAGATGCAAGAATCAACCAACAAAGAAAAAGCTACCAAATCCCCATTAAAAGTATTGGTAAAGGCAAATATACTGCTGGTAGAATTACTGCAAGTGCTCTGATTGGTTTTGGGGTTAGTGTTTTTGATCGATTTAACAAAGCACCAAATAAAAATGGAATCTATAGTTTAGAAATGCTGGTAAATGGTAAACGTTTTTACTATCATGATGTAGAAACTTTTTCATTTGCAGAAAGTAAATTTTTAAATTTACATATTGACTATGAACATTTTAAAAAATACAAAAGACGATATCAAAAAACACATAAAGCAACTTCAAATGCTTTATCTACGTATGAAGACTTGATAAATAATGGGAAAATCAACATCCAAAAAAATTTAAACTATGCAATAGAAATTATTGCAAAAGATTTTGAAGGAAATCTAAGTTCCCTTAAAATTCCTGTTGCGGGAAAAGAAAGCAACGCTATTTTCACGAAACAAAAAGATACAACAGCTTATAATGTGATTACTAAGAATTTTAATAAGTTCACACAACAAAATGTAACGGTTGCTTTTCCTAAAAACACTTTTTATGAAGATGTGTATTTAGATTTTAATGTTGATAAAGAAATCGCAAAAATTCATACACCAACAATTCCTTTAGATAAAAGTTTTACATTAACGTTTAATGTTTCTAAGTATTCTGAAGCTGAAAAACAATCCTTATATATTGCAAACGTTGAATATCCAAAATACCCAAGATATCAATATACCAGAAAAAAAGACAGTACTTTTTTTATTACAACAAAAATTTTAGGCAATTACACCTTACTTTCAGACACTATAAAACCTACCATTAAATTGTTATACCTCCAAGATCAACAATGGATTTCAAATGCTAAAACACTAAAAGTTAAAATTGCTGATATTGATTCTGGTATTAAAAACTACCGAGCAACTATTGATGGAGAATGGATTTTAATGCAATACAATCATAAAAAAAGAATTTTAACCTATAATTTTAGTGATAAAAAATTGGTTGGTAGCAAACATATCTTTAAAATTGTAGTCTCAGACAATGTAGGAAATACGAATGAGCTTTCTGCAACGTTCTTTAAGAAACAAATAAACTAA
- a CDS encoding carboxypeptidase-like regulatory domain-containing protein produces the protein MKKICFFLLLLPSFLVAQKTTILKGTVKNNQRAPIEKVSIKFGNTGTVSDKAGNYQLRIPFKEEITLVFSHVSYRTFTKKFTANSRNTVRFSPTLTLKTEQLDEIIIKDNRKIASGITNIDIKKAKNIIGPNAGVENVLMTLPGVSNNNELSTQYNVRGGNFDENLVYVNGIEIYRPFLIRSGQQEGLSFINSNMVQNINFSAGGFQAKYGDKLSSVLDITYRKPKETATTIDASLLGASVTFEGQFFKNKLNTITGVRYRDNSLFVNSKKIETNFRPKFTDLQTFLTYKFSEKFSLNFLGNFSLNNYDYQPLSRRTRFGTVANPLELIVFYSGQEKDKYLTMFGALSADYKVNKNFTLTTTASRYNTQEEEHFDIAAAYSLGEVDANIGSQNFGEVNFSQGIGSQLNHARNDLDALISNLQVRGTIKKGKNQWNFGAKYQKEEIKDRIREWEIIDSLGFSIRPPYHVANDQPYEPFEGEITPYQNIRKDNNVAINRVSGFAQFNQRSFWNEHEIFYNIGIRAHNWSVTGNGIKSKSQTIISPRAQFSIKPNWQKDMLFRVSGGLYAQPPSYRELRNFNGDINVDVKAQKSIHFVAGMDYSFQMWDRPFKLTTEVYFKDLSDVNAYSIDNVRIRYRADNVTTAFANGIDVRLNGEFVPGSESWVSLGYLKTEENINNRGVIARPSDQRIKFGILFQDYMPNLPDLKVYLNLVYNTGVPGGAPAYSDVYQFQERLRDYKRADLGVSYIFVDASKKYTTGWLSKFKELTAGLELFNMFDIQNSITNTWVRDVYSKTQFGIPNYMTSRILNFKVGMKF, from the coding sequence GTGAAAAAAATATGCTTCTTTTTGTTACTATTACCAAGTTTTCTAGTAGCCCAAAAAACCACAATCTTAAAAGGTACTGTTAAAAATAATCAGAGAGCACCTATAGAAAAAGTGTCTATAAAGTTTGGAAATACTGGAACTGTAAGTGACAAAGCTGGAAATTATCAACTAAGAATTCCTTTTAAAGAAGAAATTACTTTAGTCTTTAGTCACGTTTCTTATCGAACTTTTACAAAAAAATTTACTGCAAACAGCAGAAATACCGTTCGCTTCTCCCCTACTTTAACTTTAAAAACTGAACAACTAGATGAAATTATTATTAAAGATAATAGAAAAATAGCTTCAGGAATTACCAATATTGATATTAAAAAAGCTAAAAATATTATTGGCCCAAACGCAGGTGTAGAAAACGTTTTAATGACTTTACCTGGGGTAAGTAATAACAACGAATTAAGCACTCAATACAATGTTAGAGGTGGTAATTTTGATGAAAACCTTGTATATGTAAATGGAATTGAGATCTACAGACCTTTTCTAATTAGATCTGGTCAGCAAGAAGGTTTAAGTTTTATCAATTCGAATATGGTGCAAAATATTAATTTTTCTGCGGGTGGATTTCAAGCAAAATATGGCGATAAATTATCATCCGTTTTAGACATTACGTATAGAAAACCAAAAGAAACTGCCACCACCATAGATGCAAGTTTGCTAGGTGCAAGTGTAACTTTTGAAGGTCAGTTTTTTAAAAATAAACTGAATACAATTACTGGTGTTCGATATAGAGACAATAGTTTATTTGTAAATAGCAAAAAAATTGAAACCAATTTTAGACCAAAATTTACAGACCTACAAACCTTTTTAACCTATAAATTTTCAGAAAAATTTTCACTTAATTTTTTAGGTAACTTTTCTTTAAACAATTACGATTACCAACCATTATCAAGAAGAACACGTTTTGGAACAGTAGCGAATCCATTAGAGTTGATAGTTTTTTATTCTGGACAAGAAAAAGATAAGTATTTAACAATGTTTGGCGCTTTATCTGCTGATTATAAAGTAAATAAAAATTTTACTTTAACAACTACAGCTTCTAGATACAATACCCAAGAAGAAGAACATTTTGATATTGCTGCAGCGTATAGTTTAGGTGAAGTTGATGCCAATATTGGTTCTCAAAATTTTGGCGAAGTAAATTTTTCTCAAGGAATTGGCTCACAACTAAATCATGCACGTAATGATTTAGATGCTTTAATTTCTAATCTTCAAGTTAGAGGAACCATTAAAAAAGGGAAAAATCAATGGAATTTTGGAGCTAAATATCAAAAAGAAGAGATTAAAGATAGAATTAGAGAATGGGAAATTATTGACTCTTTAGGGTTTTCTATTAGACCTCCTTATCATGTAGCAAACGATCAACCATATGAGCCTTTTGAAGGAGAAATTACGCCGTATCAAAATATAAGAAAAGACAATAATGTTGCAATAAATAGAGTTTCTGGCTTTGCACAATTCAACCAACGTTCTTTTTGGAATGAGCATGAAATTTTTTATAATATAGGTATTAGAGCTCATAATTGGTCTGTTACAGGAAATGGAATAAAATCTAAAAGTCAAACTATTATTAGTCCAAGAGCACAATTCTCTATCAAGCCAAATTGGCAAAAAGATATGTTGTTTAGAGTTTCTGGTGGTTTATATGCACAACCGCCATCGTATAGAGAATTAAGAAATTTTAATGGTGATATAAATGTAGATGTAAAAGCACAAAAATCAATTCATTTTGTTGCAGGAATGGATTACAGTTTTCAAATGTGGGATAGACCTTTTAAACTGACGACAGAAGTTTATTTTAAAGATTTATCTGATGTTAATGCGTATTCGATTGATAACGTAAGAATACGTTATAGAGCTGATAATGTTACTACTGCTTTTGCAAACGGAATTGATGTACGTTTAAATGGAGAGTTTGTGCCTGGAAGTGAAAGTTGGGTAAGTTTAGGATATCTAAAAACCGAAGAAAATATAAATAATAGAGGAGTTATTGCTAGGCCTTCTGATCAACGTATAAAATTTGGAATTTTGTTTCAAGATTACATGCCAAATTTACCTGATTTAAAAGTATACTTAAATTTAGTTTATAATACTGGAGTTCCTGGAGGTGCTCCTGCGTATTCAGATGTATATCAATTTCAAGAACGTTTAAGAGATTACAAAAGAGCAGATTTAGGTGTTTCTTACATTTTTGTGGATGCCAGTAAAAAATATACTACCGGTTGGCTTTCTAAATTCAAAGAATTAACCGCTGGTTTAGAGCTCTTTAATATGTTTGATATTCAGAATTCAATAACAAATACGTGGGTAAGAGATGTATACTCTAAAACACAATTCGGAATACCTAATTACATGACCTCTAGAATTTTAAATTTTAAAGTTGGCATGAAATTTTAA